From a region of the Drosophila virilis strain 15010-1051.87 chromosome 3, Dvir_AGI_RSII-ME, whole genome shotgun sequence genome:
- the Fdx2 gene encoding adrenodoxin-like protein 2, mitochondrial encodes MLVINTIRNSARLTLRNAWLRNSLASRTGPTNFSRTFSLGLTLRQQDVVNVTFVRANGERIKSSGKVGDSLLDVVVNNNVDLDGFGACEGTLTCSTCHLIFKVPDYEKLPDKPGDEELDMLDLAYELTDTSRLGCQITLTKEMDGLEVQVPATINDARAA; translated from the exons atgctagTCATCAACACAATCAGAAATTCAGCGAGGCTGACGCTGCGTAATGCTTGGCTACGAAATAGTTTGGCCAGCAGAACTGGACCAACAAATTTCTCGCGCACTTTCTCGCTGGGTCTGACACTTAGGCAACAAGATGT CGTGAATGTGACCTTCGTGAGAGCGAACGGCGAAAGGATTAAGTCTTCCGGCAAAGTGGGTGACTCGCTGCTGGACGTTGTGGTGAACAACAATGTAGATCTTGACGGATTTGGCGCCTGCGAAGGCACCCTGACCTGCTCCACTTGCCatcttattttcaaagttccCGACTACGAGAAGTTGCCCGATAAGCCCGGTGACGAGGAGCTCGACATGTTGGATCTGGCCTACGAATTGACGGACACCTCACGTCTGGGCTGCCAAATAACGCTGACCAAGGAAATGGACGGGCTCGAGGTTCAGGTGCCGGCGACAATAAACGATGCACGCGCTGCGTAG